The genomic stretch GAGATAGCAATTCGCAACATTTatagatcttcaaagtgacaagATTAGGAAGATAAAATAATGTCGCGTTATCTCCCCTTCCACGCCATCTCGGCATTGACTCACCATGATACCCTTCTAACTCCAACTTCCTAATATCAGGATGAGGCTGCATCTCTTCCAGCAATGCTTGCTCATGATCCTCGCTTCCATACTCCTTTCCCTGTTTAAATCTAACAACAATCGTCTTCAGGTTTTCCTTGCTGCTTAAATAGGCACCCCCGCCATGTTCTTCCTTCACAAATTTTGCATTTTTAAGCACTCCAATTCGGATCTCTAAATTCCCTTTTAATTTATTCAGGTGTTTTAGGTCATCCAACCCATCAAAACATTGCTTTGAACTTGAACAGCCACGTACACCCACCACAAACTGGCCAAGAGTTTTCAGACAGTTCAACATACCTATGCCTCTAGGCATACGACTCAGCGTATCACATCCGGCTACATTTAAGGTGCTTAAATCAACTAGCTTGCTCACATCATTTGGCAAATTTTCTAACCTACTGCAGCAATGTAAATCTAGAGTCTGTAGATTAACTAGTTTTGTTATTGATTTGGGAAGAATTTTCAGATGGATACTCCATGAAAGATCTACATACCTCAGATGCAAAAGTTGACCTATTGATTCTGGTAAACTTTCGGCTTGGATTTGTCTTAAGTCTAATGACCTTAAGCATGTCCACCTTGGTATCGATTTACTAGCTAATTGGTTCGCATTACCCATATAAACCTTCTTCACTTGATGGTAAGTACGGATATGAGTCTTATTGTAGATATGGTTTGTATAACAGTCATTCACAAGAGAGAGATGTCGAATTCTCTTACCTACATTAGAAGTGTCAAAACTAAACCTACAAATCTCACCATCCGCTACTTGTTCAGCAATATCATGCAAGAGATCATGCATCTTAAAGCACACAATCTCACCGAATTCATCCTCCACAACATCTTGGAAGAAACATCTTTGTAGCAAGATAAGAAAATATTCCTCGCCCAAATTGTCGAAATTAATGTAGCCTTGTGCCATCCAGAGCCAGATCAACATTTGCTTATTAATAGTCCAATCCTTGGGAAAGATAGCACAGTAAGAAAAACAGGTTTTCAAAGGCGGGCTAAGTTGATCGTAACTTAGCTTCAATATGCGGTTCACCGTATCATTACTTTCACTAATACTCTCTAACCCTTTGTCATAAAATGATAGCCACTTAGATTTGGATTGACCACGCAGAAGACTTCCGACTACTCTAATAGCAAGCGGGACATTGGTGCACTTTTTAACAATCTCTTTGCCAAGTGCAACTAAATCATCATCTCTTTCTTTTGCTTGGAACGCCATCCTTTGAAACAAATTCCATGACTCCATTTCAGACAAACCTTGTAACTCATGCACTTGATCACCTCCGATCATTTGGGCAGTTGTTTTGGAACGCGTAGTTACAACTATCCGACTTCCCCTTTGACCTACCTTCAAGAACCCTTCCAACTGCTGCCATTTATCATAACTTTCAGTCCACACATCATCTAGCACCAGCAAATATTTTTTCCCTCCCAATTTTTCCCTAACTTCATGATGTAGCTTCTCCAAAGAGGTCAAGTTATCAATGGGTGACCCTCTCACCACCTTTCCTAAAAACCCTTTCAAGTCCCACTGTTCCTGATTCTGATCAGCAATGCAAGTCCAACTCTTCAATTCAAATGCCTCGCTAACCCTAGGATCATTATAAACAAGTTGGGCAAGAGCGGTTTTCCCCAAGCCTCCCATGCCTACAATGGTTATGAAGGAAACATCTGGTTGATCAACAACATCAGAGCGCAATAACATACCTACAATCCTCTCCACATCTTCGTCCCTCCCGATGATTTTATCACACAAAAAAGAAGATGTCTCCTCCTTTCTAAATCGCACGCCCTTATTCTCAAGCTTAAAGCTGAACTTACTACTATTTGTTGCAACACTGTCCAGCTTCTTATTAACCTTTTTGACCTTGTTATAGAGATTATGATTAAGAAACTTAAACCGAGAAAGGAAAGATCTCACCTTATTAAACACTTCATTACCAGCCACGTCTAGTTGCTTCTGCTTGGCTAGAGTGAGGAACTCATCCATCACATCATCAGCGTCGTACACAGCATCTTTGAGCTCTTTGATGTAGTTCCTCTCTTGACTGTTGAGTGCATCCTGCTTCGCCTCAGCATCCTCGAGAACAGCTCTGATGGTTTCAACAGTGCTTTGGAGGTCTTCAAGCTCGCGCTTGCAGTCAAAAATGAAGGAGATTTGTTGATGTTGAACCAAAGTCTGGATTGCAGTAAGTATAGTTTGAACAACACACATCACAGTTGCTAAGTCCATGATTGAGGTTTTGAAAAAATTAGAGATGAGTATAGTATTTATTGAAAACAGCATTTTAGTTAAGTAGACCATTTAGATCAAGTCCACATCAAATGAATTAGCACCCCAAAATTGAAAAGTATACTCTTAAGTCTTAAGACTTTTTGATTACTGATAGTTACCAATTAGTGACGGATTCAGAAAACTTTCTTCACGGGTCCATATTTCAATAATTGAAATACACTATTgtgcaaaacatacatttttttaaaacaatttttttttttgcacaaatAATGGCCATCTTTGAAAATAACATTAGAGTACCTGATATAACCAATGGGGTTGCTCGAGAATGCAAGCCTGCAAAAAAGGGACAATTTGGAGAAATTTAATTggaaataattataattaataaactTTAGGACATAGATTTAGTTTTCTTTTATGTGCTTATTTAGTTAGCGGATGAGCACTACAGTAATGTCGAGAGATTAACATCTTTTTCATAACTTCAGATGAGTTTTAAGTACTGCATACCAAGTACTAATAAGTGGTTTTAATACAACTACTTTTAAATCCAGTAAAAATTTCAATATAATAAAACAAATCCTAGAGACTTAAGCCAAACGACATTTTAGCCTGCCTGTATTGTATTGATGTTAATGTTCTTCTGCTTGTTTTTCATTCGGAAATTTTCGCTCAGGGTATAGCTTAATACTAGAGGAATGCCAAAACAGGACAAGTCCTGTATAAATTCCCATTAGAAtgcaacttttttttaaaaaaaaaaaattggggaCTCCTAAGTCCTAACTCATGATTTACTAAAAAAATAATTGGTCGAGTGTACTTAGGTGAAACAAAACGGAGACGACAAACCGTTGTGTAAGTTTCCGAATTCAAGGGCAGCTACATGCATTTGACTTAACCCTAGTTTTACCAGTTGATTCAGTACTCATTATTGCAAAAGCATCTGTTACATAGTCTTTTCGAGAGTTTTATTTTTAATGTAGGCATGTAGCTATAATGATAGTTTGCTTGTGTTATGGAGGTCATCAAGCTCACGCTTGCAGTCGGAAATAAAGAACACTGGTTGGAACTGATCCAAAGCCTGAATTGCAGCAGTAAGTAAAGTCTGAACAACAGACATCACAGTAGCTAAGTCCATATTAAAGGTGTTTTTTCTGGGTGTGAAAACAATAGATACAAATATCAGAAATGAGCAGAGCTGTTCAATTAAGTAGACCAGTTAATTGCTGGTGTACTTAGCACCACAAAATCCGAAGTTCACTCTTGAAGACTTTTCAACTGAAATTATCTTTAGAGATAATCTCTCTGAAATACTTTTCAACTGCTAAGACCAATAGTTCCACAAAATGAACTGAAATTTTAACTCAAAACATATTTCCGCCTCCATCCCATTTATATTACCCTATTTGACTTTAACTAGCAACCGGGATCGCTTTTTTCAAcacttaggggtcgtttggttgcataTAGGAATTTGTATTGCCTAGGATGTCATAAAACACGTGAATttggaattcatgtgaattgcaaaaaaatGTTTGGTTGCCATGGAGGAAGTGCAATTCATATAGGCATTCTAACTTACCTAAGGgggcctaggtaagcaacttcctccattgtGGAGGAATTAGAATTCATGGGaacttccaattcatgtgaattgggggtaaccaaacaacatacccactttgcaattcacatgaatttaagTTCCTGCATTGTTtagtgggtaaccaaacaaccccttattTAGAAAGGATGATATGAAAATAGTTAGTATTTTGATAAAGTCAGACACGACACGACAAATTTGACATTGTACTTATACATAACATTTT from Silene latifolia isolate original U9 population chromosome 5, ASM4854445v1, whole genome shotgun sequence encodes the following:
- the LOC141656530 gene encoding putative disease resistance protein RGA4 isoform X3, with product MGGLGKTALAQLVYNDPRVSEAFELKSWTCIADQNQEQWDLKGFLGKVVRGSPIDNLTSLEKLHHEVREKLGGKKYLLVLDDVWTESYDKWQQLEGFLKVGQRGSRIVVTTRSKTTAQMIGGDQVHELQGLSEMESWNLFQRMAFQAKERDDDLVALGKEIVKKCTNVPLAIRVVGSLLRGQSKSKWLSFYDKGLESISESNDTVNRILKLSYDQLSPPLKTCFSYCAIFPKDWTINKQMLIWLWMAQGYINFDNLGEEYFLILLQRCFFQDVVEDEFGEIVCFKMHDLLHDIAEQVADGEICRFSFDTSNVGKRIRHLSLVNDCYTNHIYNKTHIRTYHQVKKVYMGNANQLASKSIPRWTCLRSLDLRQIQAESLPESIGQLLHLRYVDLSWSIHLKILPKSITKLVNLQTLDLHCCSRLENLPNDVSKLVDLSTLNVAGCDTLSRMPRGIGMLNCLKTLGQFVVGVRGCSSSKQCFDGLDDLKHLNKLKGNLEIRIGVLKNAKFVKEEHGGGAYLSSKENLKTIVVRFKQGKEYGSEDHEQALLEEMQPHPDIRKLELEGYHGESMPRWRGRGDNATLFYLPNLVTLKIYKCCELLSLPSEVAQLPHLKMLQLMELQNLEYVVDRDPETPGSGEGSSFSSLVELRFHVLPKLKGWWGRSEPGLHAVNPENFGGNNQEPQLVWVSSPCFPLLKWLVIEYCQKMTHIPVCPRLEYLEMYDSRRTLFWSNFLSRRPRHLSSFVKRSLLRVNSLEFLKSMPTEYIQSIGGIEIESEERVESLGEVKELLPTLLLPSLCFLGIKGCPKLRSVREWLEHLSALECLNISDCPNLLPDGIPWQHLSSLQSLCMEGFKEIKELPEGLQYCTSLRSLKVRDWPKLECLPKWIPKLTSLRELQLRRCSKRLEERCQQPYGEDLALIRHIPSLIF
- the LOC141656530 gene encoding putative disease resistance protein RGA4 isoform X2; this translates as MDEFLTLAKQKQLDVAGNEVFNKVRSFLSRFKFLNHNLYNKVKKVNKKLDSVATNSSKFSFKLENKGVRFRKEETSSFLCDKIIGRDEDVERIVGMLLRSDVVDQPDVSFITIVGMGGLGKTALAQLVYNDPRVSEAFELKSWTCIADQNQEQWDLKGFLGKVVRGSPIDNLTSLEKLHHEVREKLGGKKYLLVLDDVWTESYDKWQQLEGFLKVGQRGSRIVVTTRSKTTAQMIGGDQVHELQGLSEMESWNLFQRMAFQAKERDDDLVALGKEIVKKCTNVPLAIRVVGSLLRGQSKSKWLSFYDKGLESISESNDTVNRILKLSYDQLSPPLKTCFSYCAIFPKDWTINKQMLIWLWMAQGYINFDNLGEEYFLILLQRCFFQDVVEDEFGEIVCFKMHDLLHDIAEQVADGEICRFSFDTSNVGKRIRHLSLVNDCYTNHIYNKTHIRTYHQVKKVYMGNANQLASKSIPRWTCLRSLDLRQIQAESLPESIGQLLHLRYVDLSWSIHLKILPKSITKLVNLQTLDLHCCSRLENLPNDVSKLVDLSTLNVAGCDTLSRMPRGIGMLNCLKTLGQFVVGVRGCSSSKQCFDGLDDLKHLNKLKGNLEIRIGVLKNAKFVKEEHGGGAYLSSKENLKTIVVRFKQGKEYGSEDHEQALLEEMQPHPDIRKLELEGYHGESMPRWRGRGDNATLFYLPNLVTLKIYKCCELLSLPSEVAQLPHLKMLQLMELQNLEYVVDRDPETPGSGEGSSFSSLVELRFHVLPKLKGWWGRSEPGLHAVNPENFGGNNQEPQLVWVSSPCFPLLKWLVIEYCQKMTHIPVCPRLEYLEMYDSRRTLFWSNFLSRRPRHLSSFVKRSLLRVNSLEFLKSMPTEYIQSIGGIEIESEERVESLGEVKELLPTLLLPSLCFLGIKGCPKLRSVREWLEHLSALECLNISDCPNLLPDGIPWQHLSSLQSLCMEGFKEIKELPEGLQYCTSLRSLKVRDWPKLECLPKWIPKLTSLRELQLRRCSKRLEERCQQPYGEDLALIRHIPSLIF
- the LOC141656530 gene encoding putative disease resistance protein RGA4 isoform X1, with protein sequence MVYLTKMLFSINTILISNFFKTSIMDLATVMCVVQTILTAIQTLVQHQQISFIFDCKRELEDLQSTVETIRAVLEDAEAKQDALNSQERNYIKELKDAVYDADDVMDEFLTLAKQKQLDVAGNEVFNKVRSFLSRFKFLNHNLYNKVKKVNKKLDSVATNSSKFSFKLENKGVRFRKEETSSFLCDKIIGRDEDVERIVGMLLRSDVVDQPDVSFITIVGMGGLGKTALAQLVYNDPRVSEAFELKSWTCIADQNQEQWDLKGFLGKVVRGSPIDNLTSLEKLHHEVREKLGGKKYLLVLDDVWTESYDKWQQLEGFLKVGQRGSRIVVTTRSKTTAQMIGGDQVHELQGLSEMESWNLFQRMAFQAKERDDDLVALGKEIVKKCTNVPLAIRVVGSLLRGQSKSKWLSFYDKGLESISESNDTVNRILKLSYDQLSPPLKTCFSYCAIFPKDWTINKQMLIWLWMAQGYINFDNLGEEYFLILLQRCFFQDVVEDEFGEIVCFKMHDLLHDIAEQVADGEICRFSFDTSNVGKRIRHLSLVNDCYTNHIYNKTHIRTYHQVKKVYMGNANQLASKSIPRWTCLRSLDLRQIQAESLPESIGQLLHLRYVDLSWSIHLKILPKSITKLVNLQTLDLHCCSRLENLPNDVSKLVDLSTLNVAGCDTLSRMPRGIGMLNCLKTLGQFVVGVRGCSSSKQCFDGLDDLKHLNKLKGNLEIRIGVLKNAKFVKEEHGGGAYLSSKENLKTIVVRFKQGKEYGSEDHEQALLEEMQPHPDIRKLELEGYHGESMPRWRGRGDNATLFYLPNLVTLKIYKCCELLSLPSEVAQLPHLKMLQLMELQNLEYVVDRDPETPGSGEGSSFSSLVELRFHVLPKLKGWWGRSEPGLHAVNPENFGGNNQEPQLVWVSSPCFPLLKWLVIEYCQKMTHIPVCPRLEYLEMYDSRRTLFWSNFLSRRPRHLSSFVKRSLLRVNSLEFLKSMPTEYIQSIGGIEIESEERVESLGEVKELLPTLLLPSLCFLGIKGCPKLRSVREWLEHLSALECLNISDCPNLLPDGIPWQHLSSLQSLCMEGFKEIKELPEGLQYCTSLRSLKVRDWPKLECLPKWIPKLTSLRELQLRRCSKRLEERCQQPYGEDLALIRHIPSLIF